From Desulfatibacillum aliphaticivorans DSM 15576, the proteins below share one genomic window:
- a CDS encoding acyl-CoA synthetase: MEELLIRGLDDIRALEDVPYQERVKENSTYELLERGAAINPDATAMSFLMNGDTYENPIEITYGQFIGKIRQAANMFHDLGIGPEDVVTYILPSLPQTHYTLWGAETAGIANPINPLLEAATIKDICTAAKTKVMVCMGEMPGVDIWEKVDQIRKDIPTLEYVIRVMGPTDEAEKIYSFEEKIEQYPSDKLTFDREIDKEDIASLYHTGGTTGTPKLAKRTHYNEVVMAWMIQVMAGSKPEHTLMCGLPLFHCNGTIVTGLAPFSTGSRVVILSPMGYRDPSIMMNFYKIVEKYRPALFSAVPTVLSVLLDIPLNGADISSLEFVVCGAAPLSVELFRRFEEHTGMKILEGYGLTEGAVASSMNPKDGERKIGSIGLPMPFQRIKVVECNDDGEYVRDCEVGEIGNVCIKGPNVFKGYVEDAHNKNIWVPGDWFNTGDMGRLDEDGYCWLTGRKKELIIRGGHNIDPAMIEEPLYKMPSVKMVAAVGRPDAHAGEVPVAYVEVAENSGLTEEQVMAWAKEHVGEKAAVPKEVVITSAIPLTPVGKIFKPALRWDATKRMYEKELEALGDLVESVEVAVGEHKVHGTIAEIKVKAASGQDAQAIKDKVSEILARYTVYHEVTVE; this comes from the coding sequence ATGGAAGAACTTCTCATCAGGGGGCTGGATGACATCAGGGCGTTAGAGGACGTCCCCTATCAAGAGAGGGTGAAGGAAAATAGCACCTACGAACTCCTGGAGCGCGGCGCCGCCATCAACCCGGACGCAACGGCCATGAGCTTCCTCATGAACGGCGATACGTACGAGAATCCCATTGAGATTACCTACGGGCAGTTCATCGGCAAAATTCGTCAGGCCGCCAACATGTTTCATGACCTGGGAATCGGGCCGGAGGACGTAGTCACCTATATTCTGCCCAGCCTGCCCCAGACCCACTACACCCTGTGGGGCGCGGAAACGGCTGGCATCGCCAACCCCATCAACCCCCTGCTGGAAGCAGCCACGATCAAGGATATCTGCACAGCGGCCAAGACCAAGGTCATGGTGTGCATGGGCGAAATGCCCGGCGTGGACATCTGGGAAAAAGTGGATCAGATCCGCAAGGACATCCCCACCCTGGAATATGTGATCCGGGTGATGGGTCCCACGGACGAGGCGGAAAAAATATACAGCTTTGAAGAGAAAATCGAACAATATCCTTCTGACAAGCTGACTTTTGATCGCGAAATCGACAAGGAGGACATCGCCTCCCTGTACCATACCGGCGGCACCACGGGCACGCCCAAGCTGGCCAAACGCACCCATTACAACGAAGTGGTAATGGCCTGGATGATTCAGGTCATGGCCGGGTCCAAGCCTGAGCACACCTTGATGTGCGGTCTGCCGCTTTTCCATTGCAACGGAACCATCGTGACCGGATTGGCGCCCTTCTCTACAGGCTCCCGGGTGGTCATTTTGTCCCCCATGGGATACCGCGACCCCTCCATCATGATGAATTTTTACAAGATCGTGGAGAAATACAGGCCGGCCCTGTTCTCCGCGGTCCCCACGGTTTTGTCCGTGCTTTTGGATATCCCGTTGAACGGGGCGGACATTTCGTCCCTGGAATTCGTGGTCTGCGGCGCAGCGCCCCTTTCCGTGGAGCTTTTCCGCCGCTTTGAAGAGCACACGGGCATGAAGATCCTGGAAGGCTACGGCCTCACCGAAGGCGCCGTGGCTTCCAGCATGAACCCCAAGGACGGCGAACGCAAGATCGGCAGCATCGGCCTGCCCATGCCGTTCCAGCGCATCAAGGTTGTGGAATGCAACGACGACGGCGAATACGTCCGCGACTGTGAAGTGGGCGAGATCGGCAACGTGTGCATCAAGGGCCCCAACGTCTTCAAGGGATACGTGGAAGACGCCCATAACAAAAATATCTGGGTTCCCGGCGACTGGTTCAACACCGGCGACATGGGCCGCCTGGATGAAGACGGCTACTGCTGGTTGACCGGCCGGAAAAAGGAACTCATCATCCGCGGCGGACATAACATCGATCCGGCAATGATCGAAGAGCCCCTGTACAAGATGCCCTCCGTCAAGATGGTTGCGGCTGTCGGCCGCCCCGACGCCCATGCCGGCGAAGTGCCTGTGGCTTATGTGGAAGTGGCGGAAAACTCCGGCTTAACCGAAGAACAGGTTATGGCCTGGGCCAAGGAGCATGTGGGCGAAAAGGCCGCGGTGCCTAAGGAAGTCGTCATCACTTCTGCAATTCCCCTCACCCCGGTGGGAAAGATTTTCAAGCCCGCTCTGCGTTGGGACGCCACCAAGCGCATGTACGAAAAAGAGCTGGAGGCGCTTGGAGATTTGGTCGAATCCGTGGAAGTCGCCGTGGGCGAGCACAAAGTGCACGGCACCATCGCGGAAATCAAAGTGAAGGCCGCCTCAGGGCAGGACGCCCAGGCCATCAAGGACAAGGTCTCTGAAATCCTGGCCCGCTACACGGTGTACCATGAAGTGACCGTGGAATAG